Proteins encoded by one window of Planktothrix tepida PCC 9214:
- a CDS encoding pentapeptide repeat-containing protein, with the protein MDAIELLSRYADGERDFKGANLRGIILSSNSYRPNAVPTLGLTNIREPQNRPHLIGADLSNADLSEAHLCLVNLSKANLTGANLAGANLSGASLSGTILTGANLSRVNLEGAHLNWANLQEADLRHCNLKSADFSSAILIEAVLTQACLIKAYLIKANLRQAILKNTDLTQANLKDVDLSGADLSQAAIIRANLSGANLTGADLTKAQMLKTNLRHADLTDAFLNFATLLEADLNEANLSRANLSKANLSKTYLRNVCLNGAHLSGINLSGADLGGIDLRQKLLTGINLAGAYLSEANLAGALLMDANLSASNLSSANLIQACLINADLRNTHLANANLTEANLMGANLSKADLRGANLKGAILANAEIKGAQLQGAILPNGKVYK; encoded by the coding sequence ATGGATGCTATTGAACTGCTGAGTCGATATGCAGATGGAGAACGGGATTTTAAAGGTGCCAATCTGCGAGGAATTATTTTGAGCAGCAATTCTTATCGGCCCAATGCGGTACCGACTCTGGGTTTAACTAATATTCGAGAACCCCAAAATCGACCTCATCTAATTGGTGCAGATTTAAGCAATGCTGACTTAAGCGAAGCCCATCTCTGTTTGGTGAATTTGAGTAAAGCGAATTTGACCGGAGCTAATTTAGCAGGAGCAAATCTTAGTGGAGCGAGTCTGAGTGGCACAATCTTAACAGGGGCGAACCTGAGTCGGGTTAACCTCGAAGGTGCTCACCTGAATTGGGCAAATTTGCAAGAGGCCGATCTCAGGCATTGTAATCTCAAAAGTGCAGATTTTAGTTCTGCAATTCTGATAGAAGCGGTTTTGACTCAAGCCTGTTTGATCAAAGCTTATTTAATTAAAGCTAATCTCCGTCAAGCCATCTTAAAAAACACGGATTTAACCCAAGCTAATTTGAAAGATGTAGACTTATCAGGAGCAGATTTGAGTCAAGCTGCCATTATCCGAGCGAATTTAAGTGGAGCAAATTTAACGGGGGCCGATTTAACGAAAGCTCAAATGTTAAAAACCAATTTAAGACACGCTGATTTAACAGACGCTTTTTTGAATTTTGCTACTTTATTAGAAGCGGATCTCAATGAAGCTAATTTGAGCCGAGCTAACCTGAGTAAAGCGAATTTGAGTAAAACCTATCTGCGGAATGTGTGTTTAAATGGAGCTCATTTAAGTGGCATTAATTTAAGCGGTGCTGATTTAGGTGGAATTGATTTAAGGCAGAAATTATTAACAGGAATTAATTTAGCAGGTGCTTATTTAAGTGAAGCTAATTTAGCAGGAGCCTTACTCATGGATGCTAATTTAAGCGCCAGTAATTTAAGCTCGGCGAACTTAATTCAAGCTTGTTTAATTAATGCTGATTTAAGAAATACTCATCTCGCTAATGCCAATTTGACAGAGGCTAATTTAATGGGGGCTAATTTGAGCAAGGCTGATTTAAGAGGGGCAAATTTGAAAGGAGCAATTTTAGCAAATGCGGAAATTAAGGGGGCACAGCTACAGGGTGCTATATTACCGAATGGAAAAGTTTATAAATGA
- the hpsE gene encoding hormogonium polysaccharide biosynthesis glycosyltransferase HpsE translates to MLGGETSHFFYRASFDSCFLFPCPPPSPXTYNGASRVSNVLEKLRSQKGTENITWEIIVVDNNSNDQTANIIQEIITSWHELFPLRYIFEKQQGIAFARQRGIEESQGELVAFIDDDNFPDENWVLQAYLFAKEHPKAGSYGGQIHANYQVEPPQNFKRVEHLLLAIRESGDQPFLFCPERLQLPCGAGLVVRKKAWLDHVPSQLMNIGRGGNDYEISLHLYQGGWEIWYNPKMHLDHYIPSKRLDKKYLLSLASLYGSKSCEFRMLITSTWEKPLVFFKVMFGGIKRSIKHQIQHSKDIKIDLAAACELEFFRASAISPFYFLKKAIFKKS, encoded by the coding sequence ATTCTTGGCGGTGAAACATCACATTTTTTTTACAGAGCAAGTTTTGACAGTTGCTTCCTCTTTCCCTGTCCCCCTCCCTCTCCCCNCACCTATAATGGTGCTAGTCGTGTTTCCAATGTTTTAGAAAAATTGCGATCACAAAAGGGAACAGAAAATATCACTTGGGAAATTATTGTTGTTGATAATAATAGCAATGATCAAACCGCTAATATTATTCAGGAGATTATCACATCATGGCATGAATTGTTTCCACTTCGCTATATTTTTGAAAAACAACAGGGTATTGCCTTTGCTAGACAACGAGGAATAGAAGAAAGTCAAGGAGAATTGGTTGCTTTTATCGATGATGATAATTTTCCTGATGAAAATTGGGTATTACAAGCCTACTTGTTCGCCAAAGAACACCCTAAAGCGGGGAGTTATGGGGGACAAATTCATGCCAATTATCAAGTGGAGCCGCCTCAAAATTTTAAACGAGTTGAACATTTATTATTAGCAATTCGAGAAAGTGGTGATCAGCCCTTTTTATTTTGTCCTGAACGCTTACAACTTCCTTGCGGTGCGGGGTTAGTCGTGCGGAAAAAAGCTTGGTTGGATCACGTTCCTTCTCAATTGATGAATATAGGACGAGGAGGAAATGATTATGAAATTTCTTTACATTTATATCAGGGAGGTTGGGAAATTTGGTATAACCCCAAGATGCACCTTGATCATTATATTCCCAGTAAGCGGCTTGATAAAAAATATTTGTTATCCCTAGCTTCTTTATATGGTTCAAAATCCTGTGAATTTAGAATGTTGATTACGTCGACTTGGGAAAAACCCCTAGTATTTTTTAAGGTGATGTTTGGAGGGATTAAACGCTCTATTAAACATCAAATTCAGCATTCAAAAGATATTAAGATTGATCTTGCTGCTGCTTGTGAATTAGAATTTTTTAGAGCCAGTGCTATCAGTCCTTTTTATTTTTTAAAAAAAGCTATCTTCAAAAAATCTTGA
- a CDS encoding glycosyltransferase, whose protein sequence is MILFSKIHVLMLPDFRQDNPYQSLLTEGLAQEKIHVEFSHYYLNYFPILRGALKHNFRSVNIVHLHWLEFYIKAPKKFPKLLVCLKFLLDIILVRMLGLKIVWTVHNQFSHDDSFPELERWTRGILSWLVDGIIFHSYSSLKLVDRVCNFNKKKSIIIPHGHYRDVYDVPINSSESRKRLGLPLAGRIYMNIGYLKPYKKIEKLITIWKNNQDFFTDDTLVIVGKPVNKSYYLELEELSKNIPGLILIPEFVEPHNIPTFLSAADVIVFPFEKILTSGSLILAMSYNKPIIAPDLGGIAETLGVANQLLYDPKDEQGLLKALQKSTTLDLQALSLLVKQECDDLDWGLIAKKTAEFYQFILCKY, encoded by the coding sequence ATGATACTTTTTTCTAAAATTCATGTTTTAATGCTCCCAGATTTTCGCCAAGATAACCCCTATCAATCTTTACTGACTGAAGGGTTAGCTCAAGAAAAAATTCACGTTGAGTTTTCGCATTACTATCTAAATTATTTTCCGATTTTAAGAGGTGCTTTAAAACACAACTTCCGTTCTGTTAATATTGTTCATCTTCATTGGCTTGAATTTTATATCAAGGCACCCAAAAAATTTCCTAAATTGCTAGTTTGTCTTAAGTTTTTATTAGATATTATTTTGGTGCGAATGTTAGGTCTTAAAATTGTTTGGACTGTTCACAACCAATTTTCTCATGATGATTCATTTCCCGAATTAGAACGTTGGACAAGAGGTATTTTATCTTGGTTAGTAGATGGGATTATTTTCCATAGTTATTCCAGCTTAAAATTAGTCGATAGGGTTTGTAATTTTAATAAAAAAAAATCGATTATTATTCCTCATGGACATTATCGAGATGTTTATGACGTTCCCATTAATTCTAGTGAGTCTCGAAAACGCTTAGGATTACCCTTAGCAGGTCGTATTTATATGAATATAGGTTATCTAAAACCTTATAAAAAAATAGAGAAATTGATAACTATATGGAAAAATAACCAAGATTTTTTTACGGATGATACCTTAGTGATTGTAGGTAAGCCTGTGAATAAATCTTATTATTTAGAATTAGAAGAATTATCTAAAAATATCCCTGGATTGATTCTGATTCCAGAGTTTGTTGAACCTCATAATATTCCTACTTTTTTAAGTGCTGCGGATGTGATTGTATTTCCTTTTGAAAAGATTTTAACATCAGGAAGTTTAATTTTAGCCATGTCTTATAACAAACCTATTATTGCACCAGACTTAGGCGGAATTGCAGAAACCTTGGGTGTCGCTAATCAACTTTTATACGACCCCAAGGATGAACAAGGTTTACTGAAAGCCTTACAAAAAAGCACAACTCTTGATTTACAGGCTTTAAGTTTATTAGTAAAACAAGAATGTGATGATTTAGATTGGGGTTTAATTGCAAAAAAAACAGCAGAGTTTTATCAATTTATTCTATGTAAATATTAA
- a CDS encoding V4R domain-containing protein has product MVLTTATQHHIENHSKLKKTHPKAHNHYRFQDFFSFDSSMGTVTDWNEMRNIFTSEDFIIGLVEGLEEEVGNASSVIMYTIGKEWGVKDAEFFQHWYEAEFGQSIRQSNLMFLLETWWWPFTAQGWGRWEVDMSDRKHGCIFINLFDSAVARSLGDVGKPVCHIYAGLFAGFFSKLVKKSLSCIELQCYSMGETYCKFLLGNPDRIDAAGFWLNEGATARDIQRKLQDGVILR; this is encoded by the coding sequence ATGGTGTTAACCACCGCAACCCAACATCATATTGAGAATCATTCCAAACTCAAAAAAACCCATCCGAAGGCCCATAATCATTATCGATTTCAAGATTTCTTCAGCTTTGACTCATCAATGGGTACGGTGACAGACTGGAATGAAATGCGAAATATCTTTACCAGTGAAGATTTTATTATTGGTTTAGTGGAGGGATTAGAAGAGGAAGTTGGCAATGCCTCATCCGTGATTATGTACACCATTGGAAAAGAATGGGGGGTTAAGGATGCAGAGTTTTTCCAACACTGGTATGAAGCCGAGTTTGGTCAAAGTATCCGACAGTCTAACCTAATGTTTTTATTAGAAACTTGGTGGTGGCCGTTCACCGCCCAAGGCTGGGGACGTTGGGAAGTCGATATGAGCGATCGCAAACACGGTTGTATTTTCATTAACTTATTTGACTCCGCCGTTGCTCGTAGTTTAGGAGATGTGGGAAAACCGGTTTGTCATATTTATGCTGGATTATTTGCCGGATTTTTTAGCAAATTGGTCAAAAAAAGTCTCAGTTGTATTGAACTGCAATGTTATTCCATGGGAGAAACCTATTGTAAATTTCTCTTAGGAAACCCTGATCGCATTGATGCTGCGGGTTTCTGGTTGAATGAAGGCGCAACAGCCAGAGACATTCAACGGAAATTACAAGATGGAGTGATACTGCGATGA
- a CDS encoding glycosyltransferase, which produces MAIISVVIPAYNAEKTIKQTIDSILNQTFQYFEIIVINDGSTDSTLDIVSHIHDPRIQVFSYPNSGAPTSRNRGLAVATGEYIALLDADDLWTPDKLESQYQALKNHPQAAVAYSWTDYIDESGNFLKSGRHLTFNGDVYAELLIQNFLENGSNPLIRREAFAEVGGFDQSLLGGQDRDLYIRLAARYHFVAVPVVQVFYRMSPYSISSQILRQEKQCVAVIEKAFLQAPSSLQHLKKQSLAKIYKYFIDRALEGYPSPEKGRATIGFLFNYIRYDSSALQQWRFCLIILLKSLIIVLFPPAISSKILSTLKKIF; this is translated from the coding sequence ATGGCGATAATCTCTGTAGTCATCCCAGCCTATAATGCAGAAAAAACGATTAAACAAACAATTGATTCTATTTTAAATCAAACCTTTCAGTATTTTGAAATTATTGTAATTAATGATGGTTCAACAGATTCTACTTTAGATATTGTTTCTCATATTCATGATCCTCGAATTCAAGTTTTTTCCTATCCTAATTCTGGTGCTCCAACGAGCCGAAATCGAGGACTTGCTGTTGCTACTGGTGAATATATAGCCTTATTGGATGCGGATGATCTCTGGACTCCTGATAAATTAGAATCTCAATATCAAGCTTTAAAAAACCATCCTCAAGCTGCGGTAGCCTATAGCTGGACAGATTATATTGATGAGTCAGGAAATTTTCTAAAATCCGGTAGACATTTAACATTTAATGGGGATGTTTATGCTGAGTTATTAATACAAAATTTTTTAGAAAATGGTTCTAATCCTTTAATTCGTCGGGAAGCTTTTGCGGAAGTTGGAGGATTTGACCAATCCCTATTAGGGGGACAAGATCGAGATTTATATATTCGTTTAGCTGCTCGTTATCATTTTGTAGCTGTTCCTGTGGTTCAGGTATTTTATCGAATGTCTCCCTATTCTATTTCATCCCAAATACTTAGACAAGAAAAACAATGTGTAGCAGTGATTGAAAAAGCCTTTTTGCAAGCTCCTTCGTCATTACAACATTTAAAAAAACAAAGTTTAGCAAAAATTTATAAATATTTTATTGATCGAGCTTTAGAAGGATATCCATCTCCAGAAAAAGGTCGTGCTACTATTGGGTTTTTATTCAATTATATTCGATATGATTCCTCCGCCTTACAACAATGGCGATTTTGCCTGATAATTCTTTTAAAAAGTTTAATTATTGTTTTATTTCCACCCGCTATTTCCTCAAAAATATTATCCACTTTAAAAAAAATATTTTAA
- a CDS encoding V4R domain-containing protein, with the protein MIEITNLLSKPQLPGNYFAYNAYIKGDLELGLLENRLGSRLLGLPLTLIQAIYTGLEQETGQATRLVLFNCGRWWGKNFYVRFCEETSEYYGKAVAQMEMIEFIQCLQQCWKTHGWGTFDLDARYTNTGFLILMTKNSPFASAAPQGQHPACFLEAGVFSSFFSRLTGRDLHCVQTTCESMGADCNYFILGLSNRLQTTEAWVDEGKDHETILKQLCETS; encoded by the coding sequence ATGATTGAAATTACCAACTTACTGAGTAAACCGCAACTTCCGGGTAACTATTTCGCCTACAATGCTTATATTAAAGGGGATTTAGAATTAGGTTTACTAGAAAATCGTCTCGGTTCCCGTTTATTGGGGCTTCCCTTAACCCTAATTCAGGCGATCTATACTGGGTTAGAACAAGAAACAGGTCAAGCTACCCGCTTAGTTTTATTTAACTGTGGTCGTTGGTGGGGAAAAAACTTTTATGTTCGCTTTTGTGAAGAAACCAGCGAATATTATGGTAAAGCTGTAGCCCAGATGGAAATGATTGAATTCATTCAATGTTTACAACAATGTTGGAAAACTCATGGATGGGGAACCTTTGATTTAGATGCACGCTATACTAACACGGGATTTCTAATCCTGATGACTAAAAATTCACCCTTTGCCAGTGCTGCTCCCCAAGGCCAGCACCCCGCTTGTTTTTTAGAAGCTGGAGTTTTTAGTTCCTTTTTTAGTCGATTAACCGGACGAGATCTCCATTGTGTTCAAACCACCTGTGAATCGATGGGAGCAGATTGTAATTACTTTATTCTCGGTTTAAGTAATCGTTTACAAACCACAGAAGCTTGGGTTGATGAAGGAAAAGATCATGAAACGATTCTGAAACAACTGTGTGAAACATCGTGA
- a CDS encoding phycobilisome protein: MQAELNELLVQAENRYLQTEELVGFKSYAETLAQRLKIYEFLRDREIVIFQPIADQIPSQFPHEKEERLEQILQQWILILRHSAMAMLLNDSEYLQQRVIEWLSGLVHAHNTQSIDTQIYQLLMARLNELLSPKATVFLQPFLEQVKTGLLESGAEKS, from the coding sequence ATGCAAGCCGAATTAAATGAATTATTAGTTCAAGCGGAAAATCGCTATCTCCAAACAGAAGAATTGGTGGGTTTTAAAAGTTATGCAGAAACTTTAGCCCAGCGATTAAAAATTTATGAATTCCTTCGGGATCGAGAAATAGTTATTTTCCAACCGATTGCGGATCAAATTCCTAGCCAATTTCCTCACGAAAAGGAAGAACGATTAGAACAAATTTTACAGCAATGGATTCTGATTCTTCGTCATAGTGCGATGGCAATGTTATTAAATGATTCCGAATACCTTCAGCAACGAGTTATTGAGTGGTTATCTGGTTTAGTTCACGCTCATAATACCCAATCAATTGATACTCAAATTTATCAATTGCTTATGGCTCGTTTAAATGAATTACTTTCTCCAAAAGCCACAGTTTTCCTGCAACCATTCTTGGAACAGGTCAAAACGGGCTTGCTAGAATCTGGAGCCGAGAAGTCGTAA